The region TGCAGGATATCAACCGCCGCAAAGAAGCAGAGCTGCTCGCCATTGAAGCGGCCCATGTCGCCAGACAAGCGAACGAAGCCAAAAGCGCGTTTCTCGCCAATATGAGCCATGAAATCCGCACGCCAATGAACGGTATTCTCGGCATGACGCAACTGTGCCTTGAAACCCCGCTGAGCGCCGAACAGCGCGAATACCTGACGCTGGTGATGAGCTCGGCGCAATCTTTATTGCATATTATCAATGACATTCTCGACTTCTCGAAAATCGAAGCCGGGAAGATCCTGATTCATGACGAGGCGCTGGAGATACGCCCGTTTATCCAGTCGCTGATCCGCCCGCATATGCCTGCCGCCAGCGAAAAAGGGGTGGAACTGCTGGTCGATATTGACCCGCGTTTGCCAGAGGTGGTGCGAGGCGATAGCGTGCGACTGCGCCAGATCCTGACCAATCTCATCAGCAACGCGCTGAAATTTACCCACCACGGTGAGGTATTGCTCGGAATTGAACCCGCCGGCAACGGCTCCCAGTGGCGGTTTCGGGTGCGCGATAGCGGCATTGGTATTCCCCCGGATAAACAGCAACTGATTTTCGAAGCGTTCAGCCAGGCGGACAGCTCCACCACACGCCGCTATGGCGGCACCGGGCTGGGGCTGACCATCTCCGCGCGGCTGGTGGCGATGATGGGGGGAAATTTAACGGTGACCAGTACGCCGGGCGTTGGGAGTGAGTTCGCCTTCACCCTGCCGCTGGCAAACTTGCCCGTGAGCGAAATGACAACGACAGAAGCGCACCAGTTTCACGGTGAACGGGTGCTGGTCGTCGATGATAACGCCACCAACTTACGCTTGCTGGAGGCCAAACTGACCGCCATGGGGCTGACGCCGGTCTGTATCAACAAACCGCTGGAAGCGCTGGCGCTGGCGGCGCAAATGCCGCCGTTTCCGCTGATCCTGCTGGATGCGCAAATGCCGGATATGGACGGCATCTCACTGGCGCTGGAACTCTCGGTGCTACCGGAAGCCAGCCAGAGCCGCATTATTATGCTCAGTTCCATGAATCGTCATTTCGACAGGAATATGCTCAAGCGCATTGGCATTGCGCACTATCTGCATAAACCGGTCGATCACAGCGAGTTGCAACAGGCTATCGCCTCCCTGTTGTTGCCGGTCAGCGTACCCACGCCCGCGCCCACGGTCAGCCCGGCAGCAGAACCCGCCGCTGCGCCGCCACCACGGCAGCAGAGCCTGCATGTTCTGCTGGCAGAAGATAACCTCGTCAACCAAAAGCTGGCCTACCGGCTGCTTGAGCAGCTTGGGCATCGCTGCGAAATCGTCGCCGATGGCCAGGCCGCGCTTGAGCACTGGCAGGCCAGCCGTTGGGATGTGATTCTGATGGATCTGCAAATGCCGGGCATGGACGGTGAAACGGCTATTCGTCTGCTGCGAGAAGAAGAAGCCCGGCGCGGTGTGCCGCCACAGCGGGTGATCGCCATGACCGCCCATGCCATGCAGGGCGACAAAGCGCGCTGCTTCGAACTGGGTTTTGATGGCTATATCGCCAAACCCGTCACGCGTGAGGCATTGAATGCGGAACTGACCCGCGTAGTGGGAACCCCCTCGCCCCACGCCGCAGCGCAAATGGCAGCGGGAATGCCCAACGAAAGCGCCCTGCTTGAACAACTGGGCGGCGACAGGGCGCTACTGAACGAACTTATGACCATTTTCAGGGAAGGCCTGATGGAGCTCAGCGACGCCATTGAACAGGCGGTACGCTCCGGCGATCGCGAAACCGTGCGCCGCAGCGCTCATAAGTTGCGCGGAGAAGCCATCGCGCTTGATTTCCGGAGCCTGAGCCAGGTTCTCCAACAACTGGAAAGCCAGTCGCAAAGCCTGAGCGACGCGGAACTGGCGCGCCTGCTTGCGCCACTGCAACATGAGCGCCAGCACGCGCTCAACTGGTTACAAACGCGGGAGGCCTCATCATGAAACGTTACACCGTCACGTGCTTATTGTTTTTGTCAGCCTTCACCCAGGCGCATCCGACGCCGGTGAGCTGGTCGTTGGCGGGGCAATGGCGTGTGCATGATGCCAATCAGGCTGAATTTGACGGCATTCGCGCACCTGTCGGCGACTGGCGAAAATTAACGGTTCCGGCCAACTGGTATTCAGCCGGGTACGATCACCAGGGGGCAATGTGGTATCGACACGACTTCACCCTGCCCGCTCTTGCCCCGGATACGCTGGCTACACTGGTGTTTGACGGAGTGGATTACTATGCCGATGTCTCGCTCAACGGCCAGCACCTGGCGCGGCACGAAGGGTACTTCCAGCGTTTTGCCGTCGATATTACCGACACAGTACGTCGCCATAATCGCCTGGCGGTGCGCGTCGACAGCCCATATGAAGATCCGAAAACGCTCTGGCCGCTGCACAAAAAGCTGATCAAAGGCGTGCTAAATCAGCACGACACCCGCCCAGGTGGCGCCTGGTCACCGCACGGTCAGGATGCCAACTCTGGCGGCATCTGGTCGCCGGTGCGTCTGCATCTGAGCCGGGGCGCCGTGATCGGCGAGATTATTCTGCGCCCGGACTGGCAAAACGGCCTGGCGAACCCTGCCTTACGCGCAGAGATCCGCTACCGGTCGCGCAACCGCGGGCCCGCAACGCTGAAGCTGCTTGCCGAACCCGCGAATTTTAACGGTCGTGCATTCCGCCTTGAACAGGCTGTGACCCTGAATGCCACCGGCGGGGAAACCGCAACGATGACGGTGACGCTGCCCATGGCAGGCGCAAAGCTCTGGTGGCCCGCCAGTCTGGGTAAACCGAATCTCTACCAGGTGCGTGTCACCCTCGCGGACGATCGCGGCGTAATGGATAGCGCTAAAAGCCGAACCGGGCTGCGTAAGGTAGAAGAACAAGCGGATAACCGTGGCTGGCTTATTAATGAAAAACGGCTGTTTATCAAAGGAACCAACTACATCGGTTCGCCGTGGTTGAGCACCATGGACGCGGAGAAATATCGGCGCGATCTGCGCATGGTGCTGGCAATGAACGCCAACGCTATTCGCGTGCATGGTCATGTAGCCAACCGCCCGCTTTACCAGGTTGCCGACGAACTGGGGCTGATGCTCTGGCAGGATGTGCCGCTGCAATGGGGATATGACGACAGCGCGGCCTTTGCCGATAACGCCGCGCGACAAACCCGCGAGATGGTCGAGCAGTTTGGCAATTCGCCGTCCATCATCGTCTGGGGCGGGCATAACGAACCGCCGTGGAACTCCCCCTGGATGGAAAAACGCTTTCCCGACTGGCATAAAGATCTGAACCAAACGCTGACCGCGCGCGTGGCAGACACGCTGGCCGAAGATAATTCGCGGATCGTACATCGTTTTTCCGCCGTCGAAGAGCACTACTGGCAAGGCTGGTATTTCGGCGTGATGCGCGATCTGCTCGCCCCGGCGAAAACCGGCATTATCACCGAGTTTGGCGCGCAAGCGCTGCCGCGCCTTGCCACACTGAAAACCATTATTCCCGCTTCACTACTGTGGCCTGCAACCACGGCGGCGGACGATGCTGGCTGGGTGAAATGGAAATACCATAACTTCCAGCCATTTCAGACCTTTAAATTTGCCAACATACCGCGCGGCGAAGATCTGCAAACGTTTATTGAAAATACCCAGCAATACCAGGCGCAGCTTGTCGCGATGGCGGCGGAAAGCTATCGTCGTCAACGCTATCAGCCTGTGACTGCCCTGTTCCAGTTCATGTTTGTCGAAACCTGGCCGTCGATAAACTGGGGCGTGGTGGATTATTTACGCCATCCGAAAGCCGGGTATTACGCACTGCAAAAAGCCTATCAGCCGTTGTTACCCTCCATTGAACCGGTCAGCGCGCAGTGGCAGCGCGGAAAACCCGCCACGCTACGTCTGTGGGCGGTAAATGATACCTATACCCCCTGCGAAGATTGCACGCTGAAATGGCAAGTGACACAGCACAACCGCCCGCTTTTGACCGGGCAAAAACAGCAGACGCTGGCGGTGGATAGCGGCGTGAAAATTGCCGATCTGACGGTGACGCCTGACAGTACCGGAGTGCTGACGGTGACTTATCACATCTTCGATGCAACAGGAAAAAAAGTGGCGGAAAACGCCTGGCAAACGGAGGTCGGTGAGGCCACAAACTGACCTATATAACGCGCCAGGCAAGCATGTCGCCTGGCGCATCACTGCTTACGGACGACGGAACAGCACGATGCTGCGCCCTTCGAGTTCGAAATCCTTCTCTTTGGTAATAACAACCCCGCGTTTCGCGCTATCGGCGGTGGTCAGCTCCAGCACCCAGCCGCCTTCGCCGAACTGCGGAATGCGAAACGGCACCGTGCCTTCAAACGGGTTAAACAGCATCAGCACGTCATGCCAGATCCCCTCTTCTTCCTGCAAATCCGGGCGTCCGATATAAACGCCGAGCGTCGTACCTTCATCCCACTGCTCCGGTAACTGCTCGCCGCCACCGGCGTTGTACCAGCGGATCTCCATGCCATCGCGCCAGTTTTCGCGCCGCAGGATCGGCTGCGAAGCCCGCAGCGCAATGACATGACGGGTAAATTCCCGCAGCGCTTCACCGTTGCCGCTGTGCGGCGCATCCCAGTCGATCCACGAGATTTCGCTGTCCTGGCAGTAGCCATTGTTGTTGCCCTGCTGGGTGCGGCCAAACTCATCCCCGGCCAGCAGCATTGGCGTGCCGTGGGAGAAGAACAGCGTCGCAAGGAAGTTACGTTTTTGCCGTTCGCGCACGGTGTTGATGCCTTCGTCGTCGGTCACCCCTTCCGCGCCGTAGTTGTAGGAGCGGTTGTCATTGTGACCGTCGTTATTGTCTTCGCCGTTGGCTTCATTATGTTTTTCGTTGTACGACACCAGGTCGTTCAGCGTAAAACCGTCGTGGGCAGTAATAAAATTCACGCTTGCCCACGGGCGACGCCCGCGCTGATCGTACAGATCACCGGAGCCCAGCAGGCGGGCGGCAAAGTCCGTCGAGACGTTATCGCCCTTCCAGTATTCACGCAGCGTGTCGCGGTATTTATCGTTCCACTCCGCCCAGCCCGGCGGGAAACCGCCCACCTGATAACCACCGGGGCCGATGTCCCACGGTTCGCCAACCAGTTTCAGCCTGGATAACAGCGGATCCTGCGTCATGGCATCAAAAAAGCCGCCGCGCTGGTCGAACCCTTCCGGCTCGCGCCCGAGAATGGTGCCCAGATCGAAGCGAAAACCGTCGATATGCATCGATTCTGCCCAGTAACGCAGCGAATCCATCACCATCTGCAATACGCGCGGG is a window of Enterobacter sp. R4-368 DNA encoding:
- a CDS encoding response regulator, with protein sequence MTAASRFDLNALPIAVMWYDAQERLVAWNDKIGQFYPSLATRLQPGVTLEALASQFIDTAFNTDPARRQALKESVIRNCRLESHYEVRHQGERRLFVQHQRLPDGGIISLHTDISHLDMAQRARQDLHADFLLAAESIHIGIWDWQVSPDILQLSDTLLSLVGQPRDSWHHNVNAMLGLVHPADRFHLIRTVLRSRAHHFPVFECEIRVRYKQDQWRWMLLSGQVTTLNLSGAMERVIGTLQDINRRKEAELLAIEAAHVARQANEAKSAFLANMSHEIRTPMNGILGMTQLCLETPLSAEQREYLTLVMSSAQSLLHIINDILDFSKIEAGKILIHDEALEIRPFIQSLIRPHMPAASEKGVELLVDIDPRLPEVVRGDSVRLRQILTNLISNALKFTHHGEVLLGIEPAGNGSQWRFRVRDSGIGIPPDKQQLIFEAFSQADSSTTRRYGGTGLGLTISARLVAMMGGNLTVTSTPGVGSEFAFTLPLANLPVSEMTTTEAHQFHGERVLVVDDNATNLRLLEAKLTAMGLTPVCINKPLEALALAAQMPPFPLILLDAQMPDMDGISLALELSVLPEASQSRIIMLSSMNRHFDRNMLKRIGIAHYLHKPVDHSELQQAIASLLLPVSVPTPAPTVSPAAEPAAAPPPRQQSLHVLLAEDNLVNQKLAYRLLEQLGHRCEIVADGQAALEHWQASRWDVILMDLQMPGMDGETAIRLLREEEARRGVPPQRVIAMTAHAMQGDKARCFELGFDGYIAKPVTREALNAELTRVVGTPSPHAAAQMAAGMPNESALLEQLGGDRALLNELMTIFREGLMELSDAIEQAVRSGDRETVRRSAHKLRGEAIALDFRSLSQVLQQLESQSQSLSDAELARLLAPLQHERQHALNWLQTREASS
- a CDS encoding glycoside hydrolase family 2; protein product: MKRYTVTCLLFLSAFTQAHPTPVSWSLAGQWRVHDANQAEFDGIRAPVGDWRKLTVPANWYSAGYDHQGAMWYRHDFTLPALAPDTLATLVFDGVDYYADVSLNGQHLARHEGYFQRFAVDITDTVRRHNRLAVRVDSPYEDPKTLWPLHKKLIKGVLNQHDTRPGGAWSPHGQDANSGGIWSPVRLHLSRGAVIGEIILRPDWQNGLANPALRAEIRYRSRNRGPATLKLLAEPANFNGRAFRLEQAVTLNATGGETATMTVTLPMAGAKLWWPASLGKPNLYQVRVTLADDRGVMDSAKSRTGLRKVEEQADNRGWLINEKRLFIKGTNYIGSPWLSTMDAEKYRRDLRMVLAMNANAIRVHGHVANRPLYQVADELGLMLWQDVPLQWGYDDSAAFADNAARQTREMVEQFGNSPSIIVWGGHNEPPWNSPWMEKRFPDWHKDLNQTLTARVADTLAEDNSRIVHRFSAVEEHYWQGWYFGVMRDLLAPAKTGIITEFGAQALPRLATLKTIIPASLLWPATTAADDAGWVKWKYHNFQPFQTFKFANIPRGEDLQTFIENTQQYQAQLVAMAAESYRRQRYQPVTALFQFMFVETWPSINWGVVDYLRHPKAGYYALQKAYQPLLPSIEPVSAQWQRGKPATLRLWAVNDTYTPCEDCTLKWQVTQHNRPLLTGQKQQTLAVDSGVKIADLTVTPDSTGVLTVTYHIFDATGKKVAENAWQTEVGEATN
- the glgX gene encoding glycogen debranching protein GlgX; its protein translation is MSDGKQFYITAGHGQQLGANYDGEGVNFALFSAHAHRVELCLYAPDGKQEIARFDLPENTHEIWHGYVPGLQPGALYGYRVHGPFEPENGHRFNPNKLLIDPYARELVGDIEWNAAHYAYDLGHEDKDLTFDTQDSAPFTPKCRVIDPHAFDWQDGARPNIPWPRTVFYETHVKGFTQLNPALPPELRGTFEGMGHKASVEYIKSLGITSVELLPVHWFPDDQHLLDKGLRNFWGYNTLGFFAPASRYYGPRGIQGFRDMVRAFHDAGIEVILDVVYNHTAEGNELGPTLSFKGIDNFSYYRTLPDQHRYYINDTGTGNTVNTSHPRVLQMVMDSLRYWAESMHIDGFRFDLGTILGREPEGFDQRGGFFDAMTQDPLLSRLKLVGEPWDIGPGGYQVGGFPPGWAEWNDKYRDTLREYWKGDNVSTDFAARLLGSGDLYDQRGRRPWASVNFITAHDGFTLNDLVSYNEKHNEANGEDNNDGHNDNRSYNYGAEGVTDDEGINTVRERQKRNFLATLFFSHGTPMLLAGDEFGRTQQGNNNGYCQDSEISWIDWDAPHSGNGEALREFTRHVIALRASQPILRRENWRDGMEIRWYNAGGGEQLPEQWDEGTTLGVYIGRPDLQEEEGIWHDVLMLFNPFEGTVPFRIPQFGEGGWVLELTTADSAKRGVVITKEKDFELEGRSIVLFRRP